Genomic segment of Methanobrevibacter sp.:
CACAGATACGCATTAGTTTTCGCAGGCGGAGTAGCAGCTGCAATCATAGGAAAAAAAGTACTCGAATCAAAAGCAGTAAAAGAAGCAACAACCAATTGCGTTGCAGAAGCATTAGCAGTTAAAGCAGATGCAGAAGAAAAACTCGCTGAAATCAAAGCGGATGCAGAAGAAAAAGTCGCAGATGAAGAATAATCAATCGGGTGATTTGATGGTACACAGAAAAATAGCTCCATTTGTGGAGCAACACAAACACGCTCTTCTCTTTGCCGGAGGAATTGCAACAGCAGTTATTGGAGCAAAAATCCTAACTTCACAAACTACAAAAGACTTGGCTACAAAAGGAATGGCTGGCGTTATCTCAGCTAAAAAAGATGCAGAAGAAACATTTCAGGACATGAAAGAAAACGCTGAAGACATTGTTTATGATGCATCTGCTCAAAATGGCCAGGAAATCTATGTTGAGAAAAAAGAATAGTTAAATCTATTCTTTAATCACTTATTTTTAATTTAAACTTATTTTTTAACTAAATATTCTTTATACATTCTATTTTTCTCATTTGCATGAAAAGTTGTCTACTTTGTAAAATTATTAACTTGTTAAATTTCATTATTGGAAAATTTGATAATTTTGAACAATTCTTGATGATTTTAAAGCCAATTTTTAGGAGTTGGATGAGGAGTCTAGAAAAATAATTAGTAATTAAATTTATATTTGAATAAATTTTAATTATTAGTTATGAACAGTAATGATAATTCAAATAATGTGGAGGTAATGCTTGGAAATCCAAAGCAGGCATTAATAAAGATGTCTATACCTTTGATTGTATCATTACTAATCACCAGTTTTTATAACTTAATTGATGCCGCTTGGGTGTCCGGTCTTGGAGCAGATGCCCTTGCAGGAGTCGGATTTTTCACACCAATATTCATGATTCTTGTTGGCTTTGGAAACGGTTTAGGGTCTGGTGCGGCATTTGCAATATCAAAATATTTGGGTGAAGAAAATAAACAAAAAGCAGATAATGCTTCAATTCATTCAATTTTAATCGATATTGTCATTTCAATAGTTATAACAGCTCTATTGCTGATTTTCCTAAATCCAATACTTGAGGTTATGGGTGCCGGTCAGACCATCGGTTATGCGACAGATTATGGTTTAATCATTATTTCAGGTTCAATACTGGTTATTCTTTCAAATGCATTGTATGGGATTTTCAGAGGTGAGGGGGACACTACAAGGCCGATGTATGCCATGATTGCATCAGCAATACTTAACATGATTTTAGATCCTATTTTTATCTATACTTTAAATTTGGGAGTTGAGGGTGCTGCTGTTGCAACACTAATTTCTGCTCTATTTGTAATTTTGATTTTAATCTATTGGTTTTACGTTAAAAGGGACACTTATCTGAAACCTAATTTAAGCAATTTCAATTTTAAAAGAGGTATTTCAATTGATATTGTAAAAGTGGGTTTGCCTGCAAGTATCCAGCTTTTAAACAACGCATTTTTTGCAGCAGTATTTTCAGCCCTTCTTGCCTTTGTCGGCTCAACAGATTCCGTGGCGGTCTACTCAACCGGATGGAGGATTGTAATAATTGGAACAACACCGATTTTGGCTATTGGAACAGCACTTATAAGTGTTATTGCAGCAAACTATGGTGCCCGCAATTTTAAAAACATTCAGATTGCCCACAGGTACGCAATGAAAGTATCTCTGGTTTTAGGCATAATCGTTATGATTTTAACCAACGTCTTTGCAGGACAAATTGCATCCATCTTTGCTTCATCAGGAAGCAGTGTCAGGATTGCAGGTGAGCTTACGGCATTCCTTGCATGGATTGTAATCTATTATCCGACCATGGCTGCAGGAGTGCCATCAACTTATGTTTTCCAGGGCATTGGTAAAGGGATAACTGCAATGTTTCAGACAATAATAAGAGAAACAGGTTTTACAATATTTTTTGCTTATCTTTTGGCTGTTGTTTTGGGTTATGGTGTGTGGGGAGCCTGGATGGGCATTGTACTGGGTGAAGTTGTTTCTAATAATCTTACCATGCTTTGGGCTGATTGGGAGATTAAGAAATTATTTTAAATAATCTATATTTCATATAATCTTTTTCATGATTTAATGAATTCATTTATTTTAATTGTATCATCGTAACTTTTTAGCATACATTAATCAATTAACTTATTTTTTAACAGTTGTATTTTCAATTTAATGCATGTTTTTGTTTCATCATTTTTTGTATTTGAAAATTTTCAATAGTAATTATTAAATACTTTAAGATTAATATTATTTATTGTAATATCATTTAATAAATAAGTATTACTAATTACATAATTTTAAACAAAAAAGTAATACAATCATGGATATTACTTTAATTTAATATTTAATGAGGAATATAAAATGGACACAAAATATATTATAGCAGCAGTTGTAGCAGTTATTGCAGTGATCGGTATAGCTGCCTTCGCATTAGGTGGGGGAAGCACTGAACATGCAGCTAACGAATTAGTTACATGTGTTGCTGCTCACGGTGAAGAACCAGAATTTGGTTTCGACCCAATGCACGGTTGGGGATACCATGATTCCGGAACAGAACCTCTTATACAAAGTACAATTCTTAAAAGAGATAAAGACAATAATTTCGTAAATGACTTGGCGACCGATTACAGCATATCAGACGATTTCAAAGAATACACAGTAACAATCCGTGACGATGTAAACTTCACAGACGGTTCAAAATTAACAGCAGATGATGTAGCATTCTCATACAACAAAGCTAAAGAACTAGGTGAAGGAGCAGATTTAAGCTCATTGGATGAAGCCAAAGCGGATGGAGATAAAGTTGTATTCAAACTCAACAAAGCGGATTCAACATTCATAAACAAATTGACTGATGTGGGAATCGTTCCTGAAGAAGGATATGACGAAAACTCTTACGGTCAAAACCCAATCGGTTCAGGACCTTATAAACTAGCTCAATGGGATAAAGGTCAACAATACATCCTTGAGAAAAACCCTGACTATTATGGAGAAGAACCATACTTTGAAAAAATAACCAACTTATTCCTTGATCCGGATGCAGCATTTGCAGCAGTTAAAAACGGTGATGTTGACATTGCTGAAGTGCAAGTGTCATATGCAGATGAAAAAGTTGACGGTTACCATATGGAATACTTCGACTCCATTGATGTACGTGGTATATCCTTGCCAACACAAATGGACACCGGTAAATTAAGTGAAGACAACATCACTATCGGTAACAATGTAACCGGAGACCCTGCAATAAGAGAAGCATTAAACATTGGAATCAACAGAGAAACATTGCTCGAAGGAGCATTAAACGGTTATGGTGATGTAAACTACAATGGTGTAGCTGATCAATTAGCATGGTCCTTTGAATCAACCTATAAAGACGGCGATGTTGACCAAGCAAAAGAAGTTCTCAAAGCAGCAGGATGGGAAGACACTGATGGTGACGGAATCGTGGAAAAAGACGGTCAACCTGCAGCATTCGATATATACTACAACTCACAGGCATCTGAAAGACAAGCAATTGCAGTGGCTGTAGCTGAACAAGCTAAAGACATCGGTATTGATATTAATCCTGTTGGAGGAAGCTGGGATGACATCGACCCTAACAAATACAGTCAAGGTGTAGTATGGGGATTCGGTTCAGCAGATCCAATGGAAATCCAACACCAATATGACTCAGAAGTAGCAGCAGTAGGTTATGACAACCCTGAAGCACTTAACGACACTGCTGTAGATTCATTGATTGATGCGGCAATGGCTCAAGACCTTAATGCTTCATACTCCACTTGGTCACAAGCTGCTCAACAAGCAAATTCCAACTATCCATTCCTATGGGTTGGAACAATGGACTACACCTACTTCGTAAGTGACGACTTGGACATTTCCAACAGCACTCACCTCATCTATCCACACGGTGGAGATATCTGGGGTAACATCTACGATTGGAAACGTGTAAACGAAACTGAAGCATAAATGATTTGTTTTCACAAATCATTCTTTTTTCTTTTTTTTAATAATTATTAGAGTTGATTAAAATTAATACAAAAAAATTAGTGAAATTTTTAGGATTTAAAGCCGTAAGATTACTAATTTTATTAATTGTCATTGCAGCAATAAGTTTTATAATCGTACAACTCTCTCCAATAGATCCTGTAAAAGCATATCTTGGCCAAAGAATAGTCAGCCAGGAACAGCTTGCAATTGTCGGGGAGTATTGGGGAACAAATTTAACATTAACCGAAAGAGTATTGGGCTGGCTTCAGACATTGGCATCCGGAAGCATGGGATTTTCATTGATTTACAGGGTGCCTGTTACTGAAGTGATTGCACAAAAGTTCACCGCATCATTTACTCTTATGATAGTGTCTTGGGTAATATCTGGAATTGTTGGTTTTGGATTAGGAGTAATTGCCGGTGCTAAAGAAGGAACATGGATTGATAAGGCAATTAAAACTTATTGTTACATTTTACAGTCTTCACCTACATTCTGGATAGGTTTAGTAATCTTAATGGTATTTTCAGTGTATTTGGGATGGTTCCCAATAGGGCTTTCAGTTCCGATTGGACAGCTTTCGGATACTGTAACATTCTGGCAATGGCTGTATAGGCTGATTCTTCCTGCATTCACATTAAGTATTGTTGGAATAGCGTCCCTTACAATGTATACAAGAGATAAGCTTATAAGCGTTAAGAAAAGTGATTATTTCCTTTTCTCAAAAGCAAGAGGTGAAAGCTTTTGGGGAATGATTAAAAACCATGGAATAAGAAATATTCTGCTTCCCGCAATATCAATACAGTTCTTGTCATTCAACGAACTTTTCGGTGGAACAATACTTGTAGAACAGGTATTCGCATATCCTGGAATAGGTCAGGCAACAGTGGCTGCAGGACTCAGGTCTGATGTTCCATTATTATTGGGTATTGTTATTGTAAGTACAATATTCGTTTTTGCAGGAAATTTCATTGCAGATATCATTTATAAATATGTTGATCCGAGAATAAGGAGTGAGGACGATGAGTGAAATGCCATGGTACAACAGGGGATTGTTTGCATCCCTTAATTTAAGGCAGAAAACAATATTGACTATAGCACTCACTGCACTTGTTTTAGCGATAATTTTCATTAGCGGAACATTAATCGATGCTAATTTGCCGACAGATTTTACTATAAAAATGCAGGCACCTTCATTCGCACACCCATTCGGTACCGATTGGATGGGAAGGGACATGTTCATAAGAACCCTGAAAGGTTTAAGTCTAAGTATTGTCATTGGTCTTGGGGCTTCAATACTTTCAAGTATAATTGCAACATTATTGGCGTTTCTTGCAAGTGTCAACAAATACACTGACACATTCGTTTCATGGCTGATTGACCTGTTTGCTTCAATACCTCATATCCTGCTGATTATGATGATTTCAATCGGTTTCGGTAAAGGGGCATTCGGTGTAACAATGGCAGTTGCATTCTCACACTGGGTAAACCTTACAAGAGTTTTAAGAGCAGAGGTGCTGCAGATTAAAACATCAGAATTTGTGGAATTATCTTCAAAATTTGGAAGAAGCAAATTATGGATTGCAAAGGAACATATCCTGCCTTTGATATTGTCCCAGATATTTGTAGGAACATTGCTTGTATTCCCTCATGCAATCATGCACGAGTCAAGTGTAACATTCCTCGGCTTCGGTTTGTCACCGCATGAACCTGCAATCGGTATCATATTGTCAGAATCAATGTCATATCTTGCAATGGGTGCCTGGTGGCTTGCATTCTTCCCAGGTGTTTCACTGCTGATTGTGGTATTACTGTTTGATATAATGGGAGATAATCTGAAACGATTGTTTGACCCTTCAGAGGCAAATAACTAGGGTGGTATTATGGGAATCTTATTGGAAGTAAATAACTTATCAATATCCTTCACACAATACGTGGAAGGATTGAACAGGCACGATTTGAAAGTAATATCTGATTTGACAATTGATGTTGATGAAGGAGAAATTGTAGCAATACTGGGCTCAAGCGGTTCAGGTAAAAGTCTTTTGGCTCACTCAATCCTGGGAATTTTACCATACAACTCCCATGTGACAGGTGAAATAAAATATAAAGATGCAGTCTTAACACAATCATTGAAGGAAAAATTACGGGGCAGTGAAATATGTCTGATTCCACAGTCTGTGAATTTCCTTGATCCTCTTATGAAAGTTTCAGAGCAGGCAATTGGAGAATGCAAGGATGATGATGAGCATGACGCTAAAAAAATCAAACAAAGGGAAATCTTTGCCCGTTATGGATTGGATGAAAGCGTTGATGATTTATATCCCTTCGAGTTATCCGGTGGAATGGCCCGTAAGGTATTGCTCTCCACTGCACTGATTGATGATCCGACATTGTTAATTGCAGATGAGCCAACACCAGGTCTTGATTCACAAAGCGTAAAGGAAACTATTGAGGACATTAAAAACTTAAAAGAACAGGGCAAAGGCGTTTTACTTATTACTCATGAGATTGATGTTGCCTTAAAAACAGCGGACAGGATTGCAATATTTTATTCAGGCTATGTGATTGAAGTCAACACTGCCGAAAACTTCAAAAATCAAAAGAATATTCTGCATCCATATACTAAGGTTTTGATTGATGCATTGCCAAGAAACGGTTTCAATTATGCTGAAGGAGTACAGCCATTGGATGAGGTTGCAGGATGTCCGTATTATGAAAACTGTTCCGTACGTCTGGACAAATGCAGAGATGAAAAACCGGAATTAATCAACCATGAAGGCATTATGATAAGATGCTTTAATTTCAAGGAGGTTAATGATGAATCTTAAGGCAGAAAACATTTCATTTTCCTACAATAAAAAAAGACAGATACTGAAGGATATTTCCCTATCCCTTGACAGCAATAAAATAATTGGATTGATTGGAGATAGTGGAAGCGGTAAATCAACATTATGTAAAGTAATGGCGGGTTACATTACCAATTATTCAGGTAAAGTATCTCTTGACGGTGAAAAGATATCTGATAAGGATTTCTATCCTGTGCAGCTGATTTTCCAGCATCCTGAAAAGACCATGAATCCAAAATGGAAAATGGAAAAGGTACTGAAGGAATCATGGAATCCTCCTCAGGAGCTAAAGGACACTTTCGGTTTGAAAGAAAACTGGCTGACACGTTGGCCAAATGAACTGTCCGGTGGTGAACTTCAGCGTTTCAGCATATTGAGATCACTTAATCCAAAAACAAAATTCATCATTGCCGATGAGATAAGTACCATGCTTGATGCATTGACACAAGTGCAGATATGGGAAGCACTCATCAATCATGCAAAGGCAAATAACATTGGAATACTGGCTGTTAGCCATGATATTGAATTGCTTGAAGTAATATGTGATGATATTTTGTATTTTAATGAGATTAATGGTGTTTAATTAATTCATTCTCTTTTTTTCCTTTTTTAGTTATTTGTTCGCCAATAATTTTGGCGAACGAACTATAAATTTTAATCGATTTTTCTAATAAGGACTGATGTGTTATTTGTTTTGCCTGAAGGAAGCATCATAACCTCCTTATGAAAACCCCTGGTGTCCTTGTCAAGAACCGGAGAATATAATATTGCTCTCATTCCAGTGTAGGTTCTGTAAATCACCGGTGTTTTTTCACTAACATATTCCCAGATATTTGCAAACACTCTGTCTTTTGGCTCAGCCAATGCAGCAACCATTAAAATATCATAATCCAAATCCTTGATTGTGGTTTCATCACCAACAACAATCTCAATATCATTGTCAAGTTCTAATTTCTTTAAAACTTTTCTTGAAAGTTCTGCAACATCTTCCTGCTGCTCGATACCGATACATTTGCATCCGAAAACCATATTGAACATTATCAATGTTAAAGGCAATGGTCCTGATCCTAAAAATACGAAAGTTTTATCTTCATTGAATTTGGCCAATTGGCTTTCGTTTTCAACAAGTCCAATATAACGGTCATAGAAATGAAATGAATCAAGGGTTTCTTTTGGATTTTCAGATTCCAATATCTTCAAGGCGTTTTCTGTTTCAAGTCTGGCTCCAATGTAGACATAGAATTTACGAATCAGCTTTAAAGCCCTGTTCATCTTCTCATCATCCAGGATGTGCTTTGCAGAATCAAAGTCAATTGTCTTGTCGTGGGCAATGATTTCAACATCATCCAGGATTTCAATGATTTCATCAATGTTTATGTCGTCAAGTTCTGAATTACCGTATTTGTCCAAATCACCATATGATGATAATTTGTTAGCAATTTCTTCTAGTTTTCCCCAATATTTGTAACAGCTCATTTTTACCACACTATAAATAACAAATTTTATATATTATTTTATTCATTATCATTATTAAAGTTGTTTAAATTTAAAATAGAGTATTACTAAATCTTTAAATTTAGTTAAAAAAGTAATAACTTTATAATTTTATTTTTAAAGTATTACTAATTCGTTAAATTTAGTCGAAAAAGTAATACTTTTTTGGAAGGTTTTAATATGGATATTTCAATTAAAACATTGGAAAATAATTTGGATCAAATAAATAATGTTCAAAAATTATTGTTTTCTCAAATTAAAAAAGAATTTGGATATGATTATGTTCCGGAGTTTCATATGGACATAAAAAATTTAAATGAATATTATATTTCTCCTCAAAGAAATAATTTTTACATTGCAACAAATGAAAATGATGAAATCATTGCCACTATAGGACTTAGGGCATATGATAAGAATTTCAATGAATTCAAAGGAAAATACTCAAAAGAAACTACCTCCAGTATTTGGAGATTATTCGTAGATGAAAAATACAGAAGATGTGGCATTGCATCAATGCTTTTTAGAATAGTTGAAAGATTTTCATGTGAAAATAATTACAATGAAATTTACCTTCACACACACAAAACTCTTCCGGGAGCCATTGATTTTTGGAAAAAAATGGGATTTAATATAACAATCGATACAAACAATGAACTGCAAACAGTACACATGGATAAAGCTATTCTCAATCAAAAAATTAACTACTCTTTAGTTTCAACTTCAATTCAAAATCATAACAATTATGTTATATTAATTTAAAAATAATTATTAATGAAAAGAACAGCACTAAAAATCGGATATATTGGAACAAATTTTCATGGTTTTCAAAGACAGCCTAATCTAAGGACCGTGGAAGAGGAATTGATTTACCATCTAAGAAAACTGGATTACATTGATGATTTGAAAAAATCCCGTTTCAGAATTGCAGGACGAACCGATGCGGGAGTTCACAGTCTAGGTAATGTAATCAGCTTTCAGTCAGAAAAGGAAGTAAGAGTTAATGAGATTAACAATTCCTTGCCGGATGATATTCAAATTCTTGCTAGTGCTCCTGTCCGATATGCTTTTAAGCCAAGGTATGCTCAGATGAGGCAATACCGCTACATGTTATTTCAGGACCTTGACATCGATAAGCTAAATGAATGTGCTGAAGTCTTTAAGGGAACTCATAAC
This window contains:
- a CDS encoding ABC transporter ATP-binding protein: MGILLEVNNLSISFTQYVEGLNRHDLKVISDLTIDVDEGEIVAILGSSGSGKSLLAHSILGILPYNSHVTGEIKYKDAVLTQSLKEKLRGSEICLIPQSVNFLDPLMKVSEQAIGECKDDDEHDAKKIKQREIFARYGLDESVDDLYPFELSGGMARKVLLSTALIDDPTLLIADEPTPGLDSQSVKETIEDIKNLKEQGKGVLLITHEIDVALKTADRIAIFYSGYVIEVNTAENFKNQKNILHPYTKVLIDALPRNGFNYAEGVQPLDEVAGCPYYENCSVRLDKCRDEKPELINHEGIMIRCFNFKEVNDES
- a CDS encoding ABC transporter ATP-binding protein, with protein sequence MNLKAENISFSYNKKRQILKDISLSLDSNKIIGLIGDSGSGKSTLCKVMAGYITNYSGKVSLDGEKISDKDFYPVQLIFQHPEKTMNPKWKMEKVLKESWNPPQELKDTFGLKENWLTRWPNELSGGELQRFSILRSLNPKTKFIIADEISTMLDALTQVQIWEALINHAKANNIGILAVSHDIELLEVICDDILYFNEINGV
- a CDS encoding MATE family efflux transporter — translated: MNSNDNSNNVEVMLGNPKQALIKMSIPLIVSLLITSFYNLIDAAWVSGLGADALAGVGFFTPIFMILVGFGNGLGSGAAFAISKYLGEENKQKADNASIHSILIDIVISIVITALLLIFLNPILEVMGAGQTIGYATDYGLIIISGSILVILSNALYGIFRGEGDTTRPMYAMIASAILNMILDPIFIYTLNLGVEGAAVATLISALFVILILIYWFYVKRDTYLKPNLSNFNFKRGISIDIVKVGLPASIQLLNNAFFAAVFSALLAFVGSTDSVAVYSTGWRIVIIGTTPILAIGTALISVIAANYGARNFKNIQIAHRYAMKVSLVLGIIVMILTNVFAGQIASIFASSGSSVRIAGELTAFLAWIVIYYPTMAAGVPSTYVFQGIGKGITAMFQTIIRETGFTIFFAYLLAVVLGYGVWGAWMGIVLGEVVSNNLTMLWADWEIKKLF
- a CDS encoding nicotianamine synthase family protein: MSCYKYWGKLEEIANKLSSYGDLDKYGNSELDDINIDEIIEILDDVEIIAHDKTIDFDSAKHILDDEKMNRALKLIRKFYVYIGARLETENALKILESENPKETLDSFHFYDRYIGLVENESQLAKFNEDKTFVFLGSGPLPLTLIMFNMVFGCKCIGIEQQEDVAELSRKVLKKLELDNDIEIVVGDETTIKDLDYDILMVAALAEPKDRVFANIWEYVSEKTPVIYRTYTGMRAILYSPVLDKDTRGFHKEVMMLPSGKTNNTSVLIRKID
- a CDS encoding DUF6110 family protein, yielding MVHRKIAPFVEQHKHALLFAGGIATAVIGAKILTSQTTKDLATKGMAGVISAKKDAEETFQDMKENAEDIVYDASAQNGQEIYVEKKE
- a CDS encoding ABC transporter permease gives rise to the protein MPWYNRGLFASLNLRQKTILTIALTALVLAIIFISGTLIDANLPTDFTIKMQAPSFAHPFGTDWMGRDMFIRTLKGLSLSIVIGLGASILSSIIATLLAFLASVNKYTDTFVSWLIDLFASIPHILLIMMISIGFGKGAFGVTMAVAFSHWVNLTRVLRAEVLQIKTSEFVELSSKFGRSKLWIAKEHILPLILSQIFVGTLLVFPHAIMHESSVTFLGFGLSPHEPAIGIILSESMSYLAMGAWWLAFFPGVSLLIVVLLFDIMGDNLKRLFDPSEANN
- a CDS encoding ABC transporter permease, with amino-acid sequence MNTKKLVKFLGFKAVRLLILLIVIAAISFIIVQLSPIDPVKAYLGQRIVSQEQLAIVGEYWGTNLTLTERVLGWLQTLASGSMGFSLIYRVPVTEVIAQKFTASFTLMIVSWVISGIVGFGLGVIAGAKEGTWIDKAIKTYCYILQSSPTFWIGLVILMVFSVYLGWFPIGLSVPIGQLSDTVTFWQWLYRLILPAFTLSIVGIASLTMYTRDKLISVKKSDYFLFSKARGESFWGMIKNHGIRNILLPAISIQFLSFNELFGGTILVEQVFAYPGIGQATVAAGLRSDVPLLLGIVIVSTIFVFAGNFIADIIYKYVDPRIRSEDDE
- a CDS encoding ABC transporter substrate-binding protein — encoded protein: MDTKYIIAAVVAVIAVIGIAAFALGGGSTEHAANELVTCVAAHGEEPEFGFDPMHGWGYHDSGTEPLIQSTILKRDKDNNFVNDLATDYSISDDFKEYTVTIRDDVNFTDGSKLTADDVAFSYNKAKELGEGADLSSLDEAKADGDKVVFKLNKADSTFINKLTDVGIVPEEGYDENSYGQNPIGSGPYKLAQWDKGQQYILEKNPDYYGEEPYFEKITNLFLDPDAAFAAVKNGDVDIAEVQVSYADEKVDGYHMEYFDSIDVRGISLPTQMDTGKLSEDNITIGNNVTGDPAIREALNIGINRETLLEGALNGYGDVNYNGVADQLAWSFESTYKDGDVDQAKEVLKAAGWEDTDGDGIVEKDGQPAAFDIYYNSQASERQAIAVAVAEQAKDIGIDINPVGGSWDDIDPNKYSQGVVWGFGSADPMEIQHQYDSEVAAVGYDNPEALNDTAVDSLIDAAMAQDLNASYSTWSQAAQQANSNYPFLWVGTMDYTYFVSDDLDISNSTHLIYPHGGDIWGNIYDWKRVNETEA
- a CDS encoding GNAT family N-acetyltransferase codes for the protein MDISIKTLENNLDQINNVQKLLFSQIKKEFGYDYVPEFHMDIKNLNEYYISPQRNNFYIATNENDEIIATIGLRAYDKNFNEFKGKYSKETTSSIWRLFVDEKYRRCGIASMLFRIVERFSCENNYNEIYLHTHKTLPGAIDFWKKMGFNITIDTNNELQTVHMDKAILNQKINYSLVSTSIQNHNNYVILI